In Nitrosophilus labii, the following proteins share a genomic window:
- a CDS encoding TorD/DmsD family molecular chaperone yields MSITEKRSSLYSLISRIFIQEMDEHTLSKIEKIDNIKELFPNYFEWDKRQTLSRYKLINEILNVDFTDIAIMHLIPYETFYTRKDAMIETGGANPVVQIYNDYGYRVDLDRARVVSPDHIGVELEFMKILIDAQKKAEEDNDIEAVKQLKEEQKRFLEDHLLAFAPLYFINVVEQARTPFYKDAAKLALEFLLEDYEYLNK; encoded by the coding sequence ATGAGTATTACTGAAAAAAGAAGCTCATTATACTCTTTAATTTCTAGAATCTTTATTCAAGAGATGGATGAGCATACTCTTTCTAAAATAGAAAAAATTGATAACATTAAAGAGTTGTTTCCAAACTATTTTGAGTGGGATAAAAGGCAGACCCTCAGTAGGTACAAGCTTATTAACGAAATTTTAAACGTAGATTTTACCGACATTGCCATAATGCATCTGATACCTTATGAAACTTTTTATACTCGCAAAGACGCAATGATAGAAACAGGTGGAGCAAATCCAGTAGTTCAGATTTATAATGATTATGGATATAGAGTTGACTTAGACCGTGCAAGGGTTGTTAGTCCTGATCATATAGGTGTTGAACTAGAATTTATGAAGATACTTATTGATGCTCAAAAAAAGGCTGAAGAAGATAATGATATAGAAGCTGTAAAACAGTTAAAAGAGGAACAAAAAAGATTTTTGGAAGATCATCTTTTAGCCTTTGCACCACTTTACTTTATAAATGTTGTAGAACAAGCAAGAACACCTTTTTATAAAGATGCCGCAAAATTAGCGTTAGAGTTTTTATTGGAAGATTATGAATATTTAAATAAGTGA
- a CDS encoding c-type cytochrome, whose protein sequence is MKKKILILFLPFILSGMEGEKIYTKYGCYGCHGIDAKGNSTFPKLIGKSKNYLIERLKGYKNETINSNRADMMKPYAKNLSYKDIELIAEYLSNLKDEKKKKYYEEYDLSDAM, encoded by the coding sequence ATGAAAAAAAAGATATTGATTTTATTTTTGCCATTTATTCTTTCCGGTATGGAAGGCGAAAAAATCTATACTAAATATGGTTGCTACGGCTGCCATGGCATAGATGCAAAAGGAAACTCAACATTTCCTAAACTTATAGGAAAAAGCAAAAATTACCTGATAGAGAGACTAAAAGGTTATAAAAACGAAACTATAAACTCAAATAGAGCCGATATGATGAAACCGTATGCGAAAAATCTTAGCTATAAAGATATTGAGCTGATTGCAGAATATTTAAGCAATTTAAAAGATGAAAAAAAGAAAAAATATTATGAAGAGTATGATTTAAGCGATGCTATGTAA
- a CDS encoding molybdopterin-dependent oxidoreductase gives MFIESRRNFLKGTAATIAGAAVAKGVFSTIVEVPAMADGTTFTNTPKTLQFYPPLEEWDDFKELDGDDWKRGGINRKGVQSADNPDGIKVNNYIIVPTVCSNCEAGCGLTAWVDKKSLVVKKYMGNPLHSASRGRNCAKGYGTWSQMYDPDRVPFPLKRAPGSKRGEGKWVRVTWDDAMKDIGKKLADMLRRGDEISKKMFIYHVGRPNENGFGNRIPHTLGVDGYDSHTNICSAGARQGSIQWANDDRNSPDWANAKLIFLQSSHAADAGHYFQQSAGLIADARKRGAKMVVIDPRLSNSAGMADLWIPAWPGTEAALYLYLANRILNEKGKNGEDLVDHEFVKNWVNWKKLMKDKEYLKLMVDRGYISKMPADDSYESFIAMLKELYSPYTLEFVVKECRLEGQEYKLEQLFEMVIDAEDKIATYLWRAGTIGHRGGWMNTRSGFLVLALRGALRGDVGGTSWHHWHKASVNGKWFDATVSNGKKPEKVDVWNEYPWPPEYPLATYELSYILPHLLMDEEWKRKWKAKGFKIPDRLAVWVPRMYNPVWINPDGFRWIECLKREDLMELTFNLSPTWSETNWYCDYVLPTGLAGERHDQQSEPTKPEKWVAFRQPALRVALEKMGWKPKDPTRATLEAHMKAGLGEVWEEIEFWANLIVRYVDPDGSLGIKKYWASKEDPNRPVTIPEFYQAAFNLLPNLKKAAEAAYPNSKYPCYEFMRDRGAFTEETNIYKPQEEEVKFDGEYYYSHGHKYHKSEVTKDDEGVLWVESHGHKKSIGVEIDGKIYQGFHTPDKRLDFFVDWMKEYQWAEYAIPIYPRNKREREEMVHLVTHVHHDYMKGENEFALNTIYRLPYMIHTRSVNSKHLMEISVNHNPVWIHTSDAKRLGIKRGDKIRVRIVDTVSGLESGYFVGMAVPTEATRPGVLACSHHAGRWKLKNAVEIPGFEHKLGVMGVGAPLYEMSMDGKIGKMRAKEGIDKGVKKRKDSWQFKEINKDLDNIWWDGLTGAWQNAVAPVHPDPIAGNHAWHQKVIIEKAKPGDKFGDVYVNYENNFKTYKAWRDKLTRPLNENIKYRRPMHMPRPAVPLSEKAYLNPMYKGNKEV, from the coding sequence ATGTTTATAGAAAGTAGAAGAAATTTTTTAAAAGGAACCGCTGCAACGATAGCAGGAGCAGCTGTTGCTAAAGGTGTGTTTAGCACTATAGTCGAAGTTCCGGCTATGGCAGATGGAACGACGTTTACAAATACTCCAAAAACTTTGCAGTTTTATCCGCCACTTGAAGAGTGGGATGATTTTAAAGAGCTTGACGGTGATGATTGGAAAAGAGGGGGTATAAACAGAAAAGGTGTTCAAAGTGCAGATAATCCTGATGGAATTAAAGTTAACAACTATATAATTGTACCTACCGTTTGTAGTAACTGTGAAGCTGGATGTGGTTTGACAGCTTGGGTAGATAAAAAGAGTTTGGTTGTTAAAAAATATATGGGTAACCCTCTTCATAGCGCAAGTAGAGGAAGAAACTGTGCGAAGGGTTACGGGACATGGTCACAGATGTATGATCCTGACAGGGTGCCTTTTCCTCTTAAAAGAGCACCGGGAAGTAAAAGAGGAGAAGGTAAATGGGTAAGAGTGACGTGGGATGATGCAATGAAAGATATCGGTAAAAAACTTGCCGATATGCTAAGACGTGGTGATGAGATATCTAAAAAGATGTTCATCTACCATGTTGGAAGACCTAACGAAAACGGTTTTGGTAACAGAATCCCTCACACTTTAGGTGTTGATGGATATGATTCTCACACTAATATTTGTAGTGCTGGTGCAAGACAAGGTTCAATTCAGTGGGCAAACGATGACAGAAACTCACCTGATTGGGCTAATGCAAAGCTTATATTTTTGCAATCTAGTCACGCTGCTGATGCTGGTCACTATTTTCAACAGAGTGCCGGTTTGATAGCAGATGCAAGAAAACGCGGTGCTAAAATGGTTGTTATAGATCCAAGATTATCAAACTCTGCAGGTATGGCAGATCTTTGGATTCCGGCATGGCCAGGAACAGAAGCCGCCTTGTATCTTTACCTTGCAAACAGAATTTTGAATGAAAAAGGTAAAAACGGAGAAGATCTGGTTGATCATGAATTTGTTAAAAACTGGGTCAACTGGAAAAAGTTGATGAAAGATAAAGAGTATTTAAAACTTATGGTTGATAGAGGTTATATTTCAAAAATGCCTGCAGACGATAGTTATGAAAGTTTTATTGCAATGCTAAAAGAGCTATACTCTCCGTATACATTAGAGTTTGTAGTAAAAGAGTGTAGACTTGAAGGACAAGAGTATAAGTTAGAGCAGCTTTTTGAAATGGTTATAGATGCCGAAGATAAAATTGCGACATATCTTTGGAGAGCAGGAACAATCGGCCATAGAGGCGGATGGATGAATACAAGAAGCGGATTTTTAGTTCTTGCTCTAAGAGGTGCTTTAAGAGGGGATGTAGGCGGTACTTCTTGGCACCATTGGCATAAAGCAAGTGTTAACGGAAAATGGTTTGACGCTACGGTTAGTAACGGTAAGAAACCTGAAAAAGTTGATGTTTGGAATGAATATCCTTGGCCGCCTGAGTATCCATTGGCAACTTATGAGTTAAGTTATATTTTGCCGCATCTATTGATGGATGAGGAGTGGAAAAGAAAATGGAAGGCAAAAGGGTTTAAGATACCTGATAGGCTAGCGGTATGGGTTCCAAGGATGTACAATCCTGTTTGGATAAATCCTGATGGATTTAGATGGATAGAGTGCTTAAAAAGAGAAGATTTAATGGAGCTCACATTTAACCTTTCACCTACTTGGAGCGAAACAAACTGGTATTGTGACTATGTACTGCCTACAGGTTTGGCAGGTGAAAGACATGATCAGCAAAGTGAGCCAACAAAGCCTGAAAAGTGGGTAGCATTTAGACAACCAGCTCTTCGTGTTGCACTAGAAAAGATGGGATGGAAACCAAAAGATCCGACAAGAGCAACACTAGAAGCACATATGAAAGCCGGTCTTGGCGAAGTTTGGGAAGAGATAGAGTTTTGGGCAAATTTAATAGTGAGGTATGTGGATCCTGATGGAAGTTTAGGTATCAAAAAGTATTGGGCAAGCAAAGAAGATCCAAATAGACCTGTAACAATTCCTGAGTTTTATCAAGCAGCGTTTAATCTGCTTCCAAATCTAAAAAAAGCGGCGGAAGCTGCATATCCAAACAGCAAATATCCGTGCTATGAGTTTATGAGAGATAGAGGTGCATTTACCGAAGAGACAAATATTTATAAACCTCAAGAAGAAGAGGTTAAATTCGATGGGGAGTATTACTACTCTCATGGACATAAATATCACAAATCAGAAGTTACTAAAGATGATGAGGGAGTTCTTTGGGTAGAAAGTCATGGTCACAAAAAGTCTATAGGAGTTGAAATAGATGGAAAAATCTATCAAGGATTCCATACTCCGGATAAGAGACTTGATTTCTTTGTTGATTGGATGAAAGAGTATCAGTGGGCTGAGTATGCGATACCTATCTATCCAAGAAACAAAAGAGAGAGAGAAGAGATGGTTCATCTCGTTACTCATGTTCACCATGATTATATGAAAGGTGAAAATGAGTTTGCGCTTAATACCATCTATAGACTCCCTTATATGATCCATACAAGAAGTGTAAACTCTAAACATTTAATGGAGATAAGCGTCAACCATAACCCTGTATGGATTCATACAAGCGACGCAAAAAGACTCGGAATAAAAAGGGGCGATAAGATAAGAGTTAGAATTGTAGATACTGTTAGCGGACTGGAGAGCGGATATTTTGTTGGGATGGCGGTGCCAACTGAAGCTACAAGACCTGGAGTTTTAGCTTGCAGCCATCATGCAGGTAGATGGAAACTTAAAAATGCGGTAGAGATACCTGGATTTGAACATAAACTAGGAGTAATGGGTGTCGGCGCACCTCTATATGAGATGAGTATGGACGGTAAAATCGGGAAAATGAGAGCGAAAGAGGGTATAGATAAGGGAGTAAAGAAGAGAAAAGATTCTTGGCAATTTAAAGAGATCAATAAAGACCTTGACAATATCTGGTGGGACGGTCTTACAGGTGCATGGCAAAATGCCGTAGCTCCGGTACATCCAGATCCAATTGCCGGTAACCATGCATGGCATCAAAAAGTTATCATTGAAAAAGCAAAACCGGGTGATAAGTTTGGTGATGTTTATGTTAATTATGAAAATAACTTCAAGACTTATAAAGCTTGGAGAGATAAACTGACTCGTCCTCTAAACGAGAACATCAAATACAGAAGGCCTATGCATATGCCAAGACCTGCAGTTCCGCTTAGTGAAAAAGCTTATCTCAATCCGATGTATAAAGGCAACAAGGAGGTATAA
- the nrfD gene encoding NrfD/PsrC family molybdoenzyme membrane anchor subunit produces the protein MVEHTVAATNAIVTLDVPIPQVIWGWMITLNMWAKSIGTGVVFVGAYLLARYSNVVGEKVKIWMPIVSFVFLNIFLLFTLLDLHQPFRMWHIFFYPHFTSAITVGAWMATLFTGIIFVMSLIVVKKYILKKECKLENLYDPLLKFAVVLAIPVTMYTATIMGESTARELWQTPAELIQMLLAALLCGSAVFLLIGGKWSYEVKRDLAIILGSSAFLSFTIYMGEYFFGHMKAEEVAAIIAYVKDNGVYHSLFWTGQWIAFIIPMALVYFSLKNRNGSLLYLASFSAIVGLYITKHVWLIIPQLLPLS, from the coding sequence ATGGTTGAACATACAGTAGCGGCTACTAATGCGATAGTAACTTTGGACGTACCTATTCCTCAAGTTATTTGGGGGTGGATGATTACTTTAAATATGTGGGCAAAAAGTATAGGAACGGGAGTCGTATTTGTCGGTGCGTACCTTCTTGCTAGGTATAGCAACGTCGTAGGTGAAAAAGTAAAGATTTGGATGCCGATAGTCTCATTTGTATTTTTAAATATATTTTTGCTTTTTACTCTTTTAGACTTGCATCAACCTTTTAGAATGTGGCATATCTTTTTCTATCCTCACTTTACTAGTGCAATAACCGTTGGTGCTTGGATGGCAACGCTGTTTACAGGTATCATATTTGTTATGAGTCTTATTGTTGTTAAAAAATATATCTTAAAGAAAGAGTGTAAACTTGAAAATCTTTACGATCCATTATTGAAATTTGCAGTTGTTTTAGCGATTCCGGTGACTATGTATACCGCAACGATTATGGGTGAATCAACTGCAAGAGAACTTTGGCAAACACCTGCCGAGTTGATTCAGATGCTGCTTGCCGCCTTGCTTTGTGGAAGTGCCGTATTTTTACTTATTGGTGGAAAATGGAGCTATGAAGTCAAAAGAGACTTAGCCATCATTTTGGGTTCAAGTGCGTTTTTGAGTTTTACAATCTATATGGGCGAATACTTTTTTGGTCATATGAAGGCAGAAGAAGTTGCGGCTATTATCGCTTACGTAAAAGATAATGGAGTATATCATTCTCTATTCTGGACTGGTCAGTGGATAGCTTTCATCATTCCTATGGCTTTGGTATATTTTAGTTTGAAAAACAGAAACGGCTCTTTACTTTATCTTGCAAGTTTTTCAGCAATAGTGGGTCTTTATATAACTAAACATGTTTGGCTTATAATCCCACAACTACTACCTCTTAGTTAA
- a CDS encoding 4Fe-4S dicluster domain-containing protein: MKLGFLVDLNLCMGCKGCEVACKVENQVPLHSWRLRVKYVDVGVYPETKRTYTPLRCNHCEDAPCERICPVSALHYLENGIVNIDKERCIGCAGCMMACPYGAIYMDPVTNTADKCTYCAHRIASEMMPACVVACPVEANIFGDIEDPTSHISRYIMAHQKDGGVKVRKPEKNTHPKHFYVGGGEVQLNPLASKREEGYNLFNNITHLDHIGGH; this comes from the coding sequence ATGAAATTAGGCTTTTTGGTTGACCTAAACCTTTGCATGGGTTGTAAAGGTTGCGAGGTTGCGTGTAAAGTGGAAAATCAGGTACCGCTTCATAGTTGGAGACTTAGAGTCAAGTATGTCGATGTAGGTGTATATCCTGAAACGAAAAGAACATATACGCCTCTTAGATGTAATCACTGTGAAGATGCACCTTGTGAGAGAATATGTCCGGTAAGCGCCTTACATTATCTAGAAAACGGTATCGTAAATATAGACAAAGAGAGATGTATTGGATGTGCCGGTTGTATGATGGCTTGTCCTTACGGAGCTATCTATATGGATCCAGTAACCAATACGGCTGACAAATGTACATATTGTGCACATAGAATCGCAAGTGAAATGATGCCGGCTTGTGTTGTTGCGTGTCCTGTAGAAGCAAATATTTTTGGGGATATAGAGGATCCTACAAGCCATATTAGTAGATATATTATGGCTCATCAAAAAGATGGTGGAGTAAAAGTTAGAAAACCTGAGAAAAATACTCATCCTAAACATTTTTATGTTGGAGGTGGAGAAGTTCAGCTTAATCCACTAGCTAGCAAAAGAGAAGAGGGATACAATCTTTTTAACAATATAACTCATTTAGACCATATAGGAGGTCACTAA
- a CDS encoding ATP-binding protein produces the protein MLRLNQIFFYHLTLLLSILFFVVSTISYFALKNIEIEHYQKTLQNSIILIESQITGSNNLDGLVKNIKSLTNQRITVIDGRGKVIAESDFDKNEMENHANRPEIKEARENGWGSSIRYSSTLKENLLYVAKKSYKNSEPVYIRAAITLKTIQNNFYALWLKFLAVFGFFILFSLGVSYFLSKKIKMEINKIINFLDSIAKKEYKKSLKVNFAKEFEEIGEYLRNLTKKLQKREEKKEKFTKKLKQISRQRSELISAISHEFKNPVAIINGYTQALLEDDSMDEKLRRKFLEKIYNASNKISNMIDRLSIAIKFENNDLEPKKSEFDICYVVKDAVKLMKDKYKNREIVIKCEPYKVIADKTMIEMVLINLIDNALKYSETDVKVEIKEGEIRVIDKGIGIKNEDIEKITRKFYRARRNSWDNSMGLGLYLVSYILELHGSKLKIDSEYGKGSIFSFRL, from the coding sequence ATGCTTAGATTAAATCAAATATTTTTTTATCATTTAACTTTACTGTTATCTATTCTTTTTTTTGTTGTATCTACAATTAGTTATTTTGCACTTAAAAATATAGAGATAGAGCATTATCAAAAAACATTACAAAACAGTATTATACTTATTGAATCTCAGATAACTGGTTCAAACAATCTTGATGGACTGGTAAAAAACATCAAATCATTGACAAATCAAAGAATAACTGTAATAGACGGTAGGGGAAAAGTTATAGCAGAAAGCGATTTTGATAAAAATGAGATGGAAAATCATGCTAATCGCCCGGAAATTAAAGAAGCAAGAGAAAATGGTTGGGGTAGTTCGATAAGGTACTCTTCGACTCTTAAAGAAAATCTTTTGTATGTAGCGAAAAAAAGCTATAAAAATAGTGAACCTGTTTATATTAGAGCTGCCATTACTTTAAAAACTATTCAAAACAACTTTTATGCTCTTTGGTTAAAATTTCTAGCGGTTTTTGGTTTTTTCATACTTTTTTCATTAGGTGTTTCATACTTTTTGAGTAAAAAAATAAAGATGGAGATAAACAAGATTATAAACTTCTTAGATTCAATTGCAAAAAAAGAGTATAAAAAAAGTTTGAAAGTAAATTTTGCTAAAGAGTTTGAAGAGATTGGAGAATATCTGCGCAACCTAACTAAGAAGCTTCAAAAAAGAGAAGAGAAAAAAGAGAAGTTTACAAAAAAACTTAAGCAGATTAGTAGACAAAGAAGCGAGTTGATTTCTGCTATAAGTCATGAATTTAAAAATCCGGTGGCAATTATAAACGGATATACTCAAGCTCTTTTAGAAGATGATAGCATGGATGAGAAGCTCAGACGAAAATTTTTAGAAAAAATTTACAATGCAAGTAACAAAATATCCAATATGATAGATAGATTATCAATTGCTATAAAATTTGAAAATAACGATTTAGAACCTAAAAAAAGCGAATTTGATATATGTTATGTAGTAAAAGATGCGGTAAAACTTATGAAAGATAAATATAAAAATAGAGAAATCGTTATAAAATGTGAGCCTTATAAAGTTATTGCCGATAAAACAATGATCGAGATGGTTTTAATAAACTTAATAGATAATGCTTTAAAATATTCTGAAACGGATGTAAAAGTTGAGATAAAAGAGGGTGAGATTAGAGTTATTGACAAAGGAATAGGGATAAAAAATGAGGACATAGAAAAGATAACTAGAAAATTTTATAGAGCAAGAAGGAACAGTTGGGATAACTCTATGGGGCTTGGGCTATATCTAGTGTCGTATATTCTTGAGCTTCATGGCTCAAAATTAAAAATCGATTCCGAATATGGAAAAGGTTCAATTTTTTCTTTTAGACTTTGA
- a CDS encoding response regulator transcription factor encodes MKKPLIVIIEDEEDLLELLEYKLSKEGYEVEGFLSTKNVESFLEEEDVDLMIVDRNLPGLEGSEFVKSLRNKGVETPIILLTAKNADIDIETGFLRGADDYITKPFNMNELVLRVKAVLKRVKPETFENILYFRDIKLDLNKREVFIEEEKIDLTKLEFDLLYTFIKNKNIVLSREFLLENVWNKDEIHQDKTVNVAIKRLKEKIDPKKKKNYIEAIRGVGYKIG; translated from the coding sequence ATGAAAAAACCTTTAATAGTTATTATCGAAGATGAAGAAGACCTTTTAGAACTACTTGAGTATAAACTCTCAAAAGAGGGTTATGAAGTAGAAGGTTTTTTATCCACAAAAAATGTGGAAAGTTTTTTAGAAGAAGAAGACGTAGATTTGATGATTGTAGATAGAAACCTTCCTGGGCTTGAGGGGAGTGAATTTGTTAAAAGTTTAAGAAATAAAGGTGTCGAAACTCCTATAATTCTTTTAACTGCCAAAAATGCAGATATTGATATAGAGACAGGTTTTTTAAGAGGGGCCGACGATTATATCACAAAGCCTTTCAATATGAACGAGCTTGTTTTAAGAGTTAAGGCGGTTTTGAAAAGAGTAAAACCTGAAACATTTGAAAATATTCTCTATTTTAGAGATATAAAACTAGATCTCAACAAAAGAGAGGTTTTTATAGAAGAGGAAAAGATTGATTTGACAAAGCTGGAGTTTGACCTTTTATATACATTTATTAAAAACAAAAATATTGTTTTAAGTAGAGAATTTTTACTTGAAAATGTTTGGAACAAAGATGAGATTCATCAAGACAAAACTGTAAATGTAGCAATAAAGAGACTTAAAGAGAAGATTGATCCCAAAAAAAAGAAAAATTATATTGAAGCAATAAGAGGCGTGGGGTATAAGATAGGTTAG
- a CDS encoding phosphate signaling complex PhoU family protein, with protein sequence MLKNYQEKLDHINTLVTDVAGKVLNAHKIALDSFERKDIKEFESVLQLVKTLDEEAREIDNEIVKTIALFGPEATHLRELIAYIKLTNEIVRIGDYAKTYAKNISTHIKNDIRFEDVDAYILQLHETAIEALEFALAMLEESDIEEIEDLYRKTLVEESKTDEIFKLFEKELISNLCEDVNKLIDYLNILSTCRKLERTADRAVEVAKLLIFAKKGGRLEIF encoded by the coding sequence ATGCTAAAAAACTACCAGGAAAAACTAGACCATATCAACACTTTAGTTACGGATGTTGCCGGTAAAGTTTTAAATGCTCATAAAATTGCTTTAGATTCATTTGAGAGAAAAGATATCAAAGAGTTTGAGTCCGTTTTGCAGCTTGTTAAGACCTTGGATGAAGAGGCAAGAGAGATAGATAACGAGATAGTAAAAACAATAGCTTTGTTTGGACCTGAAGCAACTCACTTAAGAGAGCTTATTGCATATATAAAACTGACCAACGAGATAGTCAGAATCGGAGATTATGCAAAAACTTATGCAAAAAATATCTCTACCCATATAAAAAATGATATACGATTTGAAGATGTTGACGCTTATATATTGCAGCTTCATGAGACTGCTATAGAGGCTCTTGAATTTGCTTTGGCTATGCTTGAAGAGAGTGATATCGAAGAGATAGAGGATTTGTATAGAAAAACATTAGTAGAAGAGAGTAAAACAGACGAGATTTTCAAACTTTTTGAAAAAGAGCTAATTTCAAATCTGTGTGAAGATGTAAACAAACTTATAGATTATCTAAATATTTTATCGACTTGCAGAAAGCTTGAAAGAACGGCAGATAGAGCGGTTGAGGTTGCGAAACTTCTTATCTTTGCAAAAAAAGGCGGAAGACTCGAGATTTTTTAA
- the pstS gene encoding phosphate ABC transporter substrate-binding protein PstS, translating to MLKKAAFTAIGLAIISGSVYADRISGAGASFPAPLYYDWAYDYHKATGNEINYQSIGSGGGIKQISARIVDFGASDKPLKPKKLDKKRLYQFPAVIGSIIVVYNLPEVKDMELKLENKDIADIFLGKIKYWDDKAITEDNPGIKLPHKKITVIHRSDGSGTTFNFSYFLSHVSQDWANQVGVGKALDWPVGIGGKGNEGISNLLKQTPYSIGYVEYAYKRKNNFKAATIQTKSGKWVKPVEENFKAAAKYASWKPQNHFYQILALQPGDNSYPIVAGTFILLPREKTETNKKVVSFFDWAFKNGDESAKRLGYIPLPKETKDMIRNYWKENGIEPKSR from the coding sequence ATGCTAAAAAAAGCAGCATTTACTGCTATTGGCTTGGCTATAATATCTGGCAGTGTATATGCAGATAGAATCAGCGGTGCGGGTGCAAGTTTTCCAGCGCCTTTATATTACGACTGGGCTTATGATTATCATAAAGCTACAGGAAATGAAATAAACTATCAGTCAATCGGCTCTGGCGGCGGTATCAAACAGATAAGCGCTAGAATAGTAGATTTTGGTGCAAGCGATAAACCGCTTAAACCAAAAAAACTTGATAAAAAAAGATTATACCAATTTCCGGCGGTAATCGGAAGTATCATTGTTGTTTACAATCTTCCTGAAGTTAAAGATATGGAGTTAAAACTTGAGAACAAAGATATAGCAGATATCTTCTTGGGTAAAATAAAATATTGGGATGATAAAGCTATAACTGAAGATAACCCTGGCATTAAACTTCCACATAAAAAAATCACAGTTATACACAGAAGCGATGGTAGTGGAACAACATTCAACTTCTCTTACTTTTTAAGTCACGTAAGTCAAGACTGGGCAAACCAAGTAGGTGTAGGGAAAGCTCTCGATTGGCCTGTAGGCATTGGCGGAAAAGGAAATGAAGGCATATCAAATCTTTTAAAACAGACACCTTACAGTATAGGATATGTTGAGTATGCATATAAAAGAAAAAACAACTTTAAAGCGGCAACTATACAGACAAAAAGCGGTAAATGGGTAAAGCCTGTAGAAGAGAATTTTAAAGCAGCCGCAAAATACGCTTCTTGGAAACCCCAAAACCACTTTTATCAAATACTTGCACTGCAGCCTGGTGACAACAGCTACCCGATAGTTGCAGGAACATTTATCTTACTTCCTAGAGAAAAAACGGAAACTAATAAAAAAGTTGTCTCCTTTTTTGACTGGGCATTTAAAAATGGTGATGAATCGGCAAAAAGACTCGGATATATACCTCTTCCAAAAGAGACAAAAGATATGATCAGAAATTACTGGAAAGAGAATGGAATTGAACCAAAATCAAGATAA
- the pstC gene encoding phosphate ABC transporter permease subunit PstC: MQKIVDKSFEYLSKLSALLVLVVLVTIFWVLFEEAKPAIEAFGVEFLTNSKWAPNLEIFGGAPAIFGSVVSTFLAMIIATPIAIGIAIFLTEIAFEKLKTPIGTAIEMLAAIPSIIYGMWGLFYFAPIIRDWFGGNGLGLLTAGIVLSIMILPFMAAITRDSMNTTPDILKESAYALGATKWDVIKDVVIPYAKAGIIGSIILALGRAIGETMAVTFVMGNVHKIPDSIVNAATSIPVTLANEFTEADGDLYYASLFYLALILFVISFVVIATAKFYFLRKIRKER, encoded by the coding sequence GTGCAAAAAATAGTAGACAAGAGTTTCGAATACTTATCCAAACTCTCTGCTCTATTAGTCTTAGTAGTTTTAGTCACAATTTTTTGGGTACTTTTTGAAGAGGCAAAACCCGCGATAGAAGCCTTTGGAGTTGAATTTTTAACAAACTCAAAATGGGCTCCGAACTTGGAAATATTTGGAGGAGCTCCCGCAATTTTTGGCTCAGTAGTTTCTACATTTTTAGCAATGATTATAGCTACGCCTATAGCTATAGGAATCGCTATATTTTTAACCGAAATAGCTTTTGAAAAACTTAAAACGCCTATTGGGACTGCTATAGAGATGTTAGCGGCAATCCCTTCTATAATCTACGGCATGTGGGGACTTTTTTATTTCGCACCGATTATTCGAGACTGGTTTGGAGGAAATGGATTAGGGCTCTTAACTGCTGGGATTGTACTTTCTATTATGATTTTACCTTTTATGGCCGCTATCACAAGAGATAGTATGAACACCACGCCCGATATTCTAAAAGAGTCTGCTTATGCTCTTGGAGCTACCAAATGGGATGTTATAAAAGATGTTGTCATTCCTTATGCGAAAGCCGGAATCATAGGTTCTATCATATTGGCTCTTGGTCGTGCAATCGGTGAGACTATGGCCGTTACATTTGTTATGGGCAATGTACACAAAATTCCGGACTCTATAGTCAATGCCGCTACGAGTATTCCTGTAACACTAGCGAACGAGTTTACTGAAGCTGATGGAGATCTGTATTATGCAAGTCTATTTTATCTAGCACTAATTCTTTTTGTTATCAGTTTTGTAGTTATAGCCACCGCAAAATTTTACTTTTTAAGAAAAATTAGGAAAGAGAGATGA